CAGTACATGGCAGCTTCTCCGGTTTTAAGCAAGGCTCCCGCTTCATCCCAGCTTTTAGTAGCGTGCCAGGGATAAATATAAGGAATCAAAGCTGCATAGCGTTCCATGGCTTTCCGGAAAGTTGGATCATTAGCAAAGTCAATCTGCCCTGTATTAGCTCTTTCGTAAAAATCTGGTCCACCAGTGGTAAGTAAGACCATGTCGTATAGATAAGTAGACCATACTTTTTCGCGAGTACCCAGGGCAAGAGGGGACACATCTGGTTTGGCTTCCTTTATTTTTTTGCAGGCTTCTAAAAGCTCTTCGTAACTTTCGGGTGGTTTTACTCCTACTTCTTCCAGGATTTTTTTGTTATACCACAACCAGTTAGTGCGATGTGCATTGATGGGTACTGAGTATACGTGACCGTCAAATTTTAGAGTTTTTACCCACATGGGATTGATACGTGCTTCGAAATTAGTCTCGGCCCAGATATCGTCGACGGCTTCCAGATATCCTGCGTCTATGTAGTCTTTTTGTTGATTACCCTGGTGGTCTTGGAAAGAATCTGGTGGTATCCCTGCCGCAAGGTTGCTCATTAAAACAGCCAGCATGGTTTCTCCTCCACCACCAGCGACAGGGTTTTCCACAATCTTTACCCCAGGATTTCTCTCCTGGTATATTTTAAAAAGCGCATCTATAGCTTCTTTTTCGCCTCCAGCTGTCCAATAGTGGAAAATGATGAACTCGTTTTCTTTTTCCTGGGCCATAGTGAAAGAGAAAGTAGCACCAAAAGCCAGGAAGATGGCTATTAGCACTACCAAACCCAAAAATTTTTTCATACTTCTCTCCTCCTTAAATACAAATTTTCACGCATCACACAAGAACCAACACCCTTTGGAATAGAGCCAGTGCCGGAATATTTCACGCTTTGTGTTTTCTCCGGATTATGATTCAAAAACCATTATGGCACCGCCTATTACACCACCGTATTCACCAAGTTCTGCTTCTTTAATATACGTGTTTTCTATCACCTCCTTTGGCAAGTGCTCTGAGAGATAGGTTCTTATCTCATGCGAAAAAAGATTGACCAACCTTTTTCCAAGGCTTCCGCCAACTATGATAACCTCTGGATTAAGTATCTGAATTATGTTAAGAAAGGCTACAGATAGATATTGAATGAGTGGTTCAATCGCTTTCAGCAATTTGGGATGTTGGTCAGATAAGAGGTCAAACAGTTTTCTTACACAATCCTCGTGGGTTCTATCAGATAAAAAAAGATTTTTGCACAAGGGTTCTCGATTTATAAATTCTTCGAGACCAAGGCCCGAGAGCAAAGACATCAAGCAACCAGTGTTACCGCACTTGCAGCTGAAGCCATTTATATCAACGACCATGTGTCCGAATTCTCCAGCACTTCCCAAGGAGCCCCTGTAGAGTTTTCGATCAATAAATATTGCCCCTCCTGTACCAGTACTGATGGTGAGATACACTGCATTTGTAAAGTTTTTACCTGCACCGATGCGCATTTCAGCAAGTCCTACCAGGTTGGCGTCGTTGTCCAGCAAAACTGGCATCTTAAGTTTTTTCTCTAAAAACTCTTTAAGAGGAGTTTTTTCCCAGGCTGAGTTACGGAGATTGGTATATGAAAATGTAGAACCCTTTTTGAAATCAACTGGACCGGGATACCCCACACCAGCTCCCACAATAAATATATTACCGCAGTTTTCCAATAATTTACTTACGTTCAAGGCTATAAAATCGACCAGTTGCTCAGGGGTAAAATTTCTGTGTTCCTCGCTAATAGAACATTTTAGTATTTCCAGATTTTCTGTAACCAGGCCCAGGCGGAGTTTGGTTCCGCCTATATCAATACCCAGTGCACAGCGTCGAGCCAATTCGATCACCCGTATCCTATTTATTTGGTTACAGAGAATGTTCAGTACGCCTGATTATATCTTCCTGGGTTTTGGGGTCCAGAGCAACAAATAGAGCGCTATAGCCTGCCACTCTAACAATGAGGTCGCGATATTTTTCGGGGCTCTTTTGAGCTTCCCGAAGGGTTTGCGCGTCAACAACGTTGAACTGGACATGCCATCCCTTAAGATCCCGGAAAAAAGTGATTATCAGGTCGATAAGTTTCTTAATGCCCTCTTCTTTGGCAAGTACCGAGGGAGTAAATTTGAGGTTGAGTAGTTGAGCAATCATTTTAATTGTGGGAAGTTTACTCACCGATTTGAGCACCGCAGTGGGGCCCTTTTTTTCGGTTCCGTAGAAAGGAGAAACACCTTCAGCTATGGGTTCTCCTGCTCTCCTCCCGTCGGGGGTTGCTCCAACAGCCATACCCAAGGGGACATTGGCAGAAATATTCGAGGTTGATCCACAGTAGTTTCCGCCTATAGGACCGCGTCCAAAGCGGGTATTACGATAATTTTTAAGTTCATAAAGGTAGTCTTCCATAACTCTTTGAGCAAGCGCATCCACATAGTCTTCATCATTACCATACTTGGGGACTTTATCGCGTATTTTTTTGAGCACCATCTGGCCCGATGGACTTTCGAAATTTTCTCGCAGTGCAGTGAGCAGTTCTTCCCAGGTTAAAGTGCGTTCTTCGTATATTAATTTACGAATGGAAGCGAGACTATTTGCGGTGTTGGCTAATCCTGAAAAAGGACCACTAACCACGTCGTATACCGCTCCTCCTTCTTTAATGCTCTTGCCTCTTTCCAGACAATTGTCTACCAGCGCTGAACAAAAAGCGTCAGGAACCAGTTCCTCGAGTGCAGTATCGGCTCCTGCATCCATTAAAACTTCGCATTTAGTGTAAAAAGCAAGTTGTTTTCGAAATTCCTGATAAAAGTCTTCAAAGTTTTTGCAATGCTGGGGTGTTTTTGTGGTATGAAGGCAACAACCATTGACAGGACACTTTCCTCCATAAAGGGTAACTTCGAGTACTTTTAACGCATTGAGGAAAGACATACCAGTGTTACGATATCCCCATTTTCCAGGAACTGCAGCTTCTACGCAACCGACAATGGCATAATCTCTTGCGTCTTCAATGGTGGCCCCTTTTTCCATGAGGGCGGGTATGATTATTTCGTCGTTCTTCATAGCTGGCATTCCAAATCCCAACCTGATGACTCTGGCACATTCTTCAAGGTAAAAACGCGGGGAGGTGGTGTGATAGCGCGCCGAAAGGTTAGGAGTTGTTAAGCGTAACCCCCCTACAGCTTTTAAGATAAGAATGCTCAATTCATTGGTAGCATCTCGGCCAGAACGGTCCTGACCGCCAATGGTTACGTTCTGATAGGTCGTATACCCCATCCCAAAGCGGGTATGCGCCCAGGGACGGATTTTGTTGATAGTGAACATCTTAATGAACAGGTTCTGTAAAAGCTCTACAGTAAACTGGTGGTCAATTTTTCCTTCCTGAAAATCTTTAGCCCAGTAAGGATAGAGATATTGATCTAACCTTCCCAAAGAGAAAGAATGTCCATTACTTTCTATTTGAGTGATTAAATGAACAAACCAGGTGAGCTGTATTGCTTCGTAGAAACTGGTTGGGGGTCGTTCTGCAATGCGGTCAAGCACTTTAGCAATGTTTTCAAGTTCTCTTTTGCGGAACGGGTTCTCGGTTACACTGGCCTCCAGTTTGGCCAGTTGTTCATATCTTTTTATAAACTTTATTACTCCTTCCAGTACGATAATTACAGATTCATAGAAGACCTTTTTCTTGATGAAATCAGGGTCTCTGGGGTCCAGAGACTCTTT
This portion of the Thermatribacter velox genome encodes:
- a CDS encoding ABC transporter substrate-binding protein — protein: MKKFLGLVVLIAIFLAFGATFSFTMAQEKENEFIIFHYWTAGGEKEAIDALFKIYQERNPGVKIVENPVAGGGGETMLAVLMSNLAAGIPPDSFQDHQGNQQKDYIDAGYLEAVDDIWAETNFEARINPMWVKTLKFDGHVYSVPINAHRTNWLWYNKKILEEVGVKPPESYEELLEACKKIKEAKPDVSPLALGTREKVWSTYLYDMVLLTTGGPDFYERANTGQIDFANDPTFRKAMERYAALIPYIYPWHATKSWDEAGALLKTGEAAMYWMGDWILGYYLNIGMEPEVDFSVTAIPPNVWMGHADTFPLPKGAPHPNNARDWIQMCTTPEAQKAFNLIKGSVTIVNDVPPDIYPDPYRQRSARDLNSLRAVCDGFHGGMITPAFGSELMDILTKFLVDQDVDAAISAIAEAAERTNLAEACSWFWK
- a CDS encoding ROK family protein is translated as MARRCALGIDIGGTKLRLGLVTENLEILKCSISEEHRNFTPEQLVDFIALNVSKLLENCGNIFIVGAGVGYPGPVDFKKGSTFSYTNLRNSAWEKTPLKEFLEKKLKMPVLLDNDANLVGLAEMRIGAGKNFTNAVYLTISTGTGGAIFIDRKLYRGSLGSAGEFGHMVVDINGFSCKCGNTGCLMSLLSGLGLEEFINREPLCKNLFLSDRTHEDCVRKLFDLLSDQHPKLLKAIEPLIQYLSVAFLNIIQILNPEVIIVGGSLGKRLVNLFSHEIRTYLSEHLPKEVIENTYIKEAELGEYGGVIGGAIMVFES
- a CDS encoding formate C-acetyltransferase/glycerol dehydratase family glycyl radical enzyme — translated: MTQSVLDVLETGYTMSERIRSMREALLETIPEVCIERARIYTETYQQNEADPPILKRAKALASTLEKMTIFIYQDELLVGNQASKPRGAPIFPEYSWDWIVNEIDEFHRRPGDKFLIDQKAKEILLKEVIPYWKGKTLYDRATQIIPDFVLKAQEIGAISGRGNITSGDGHIIVNFPKVLEKGWKGLLEETIEKKESLDPRDPDFIKKKVFYESVIIVLEGVIKFIKRYEQLAKLEASVTENPFRKRELENIAKVLDRIAERPPTSFYEAIQLTWFVHLITQIESNGHSFSLGRLDQYLYPYWAKDFQEGKIDHQFTVELLQNLFIKMFTINKIRPWAHTRFGMGYTTYQNVTIGGQDRSGRDATNELSILILKAVGGLRLTTPNLSARYHTTSPRFYLEECARVIRLGFGMPAMKNDEIIIPALMEKGATIEDARDYAIVGCVEAAVPGKWGYRNTGMSFLNALKVLEVTLYGGKCPVNGCCLHTTKTPQHCKNFEDFYQEFRKQLAFYTKCEVLMDAGADTALEELVPDAFCSALVDNCLERGKSIKEGGAVYDVVSGPFSGLANTANSLASIRKLIYEERTLTWEELLTALRENFESPSGQMVLKKIRDKVPKYGNDEDYVDALAQRVMEDYLYELKNYRNTRFGRGPIGGNYCGSTSNISANVPLGMAVGATPDGRRAGEPIAEGVSPFYGTEKKGPTAVLKSVSKLPTIKMIAQLLNLKFTPSVLAKEEGIKKLIDLIITFFRDLKGWHVQFNVVDAQTLREAQKSPEKYRDLIVRVAGYSALFVALDPKTQEDIIRRTEHSL